A single genomic interval of Macadamia integrifolia cultivar HAES 741 chromosome 6, SCU_Mint_v3, whole genome shotgun sequence harbors:
- the LOC122082753 gene encoding uncharacterized protein LOC122082753 — MVFQEISAAEEELLSKVMATAPVKSQPLHNFPLPFLKWGKNQMNNHRCRKLVDSSRDSPPPDHRSSPSEVESEGASASICIKDSEAENRKYQIGSRSSKNRFSFSSCSSAALTTEKSLKNQTASEADAAGMEDSKKKLLIRIRTSSKEESLSKNKAAAVPAEGGEVEESAPMPWNLRPRRAVFRAPVDNGGSSKNGDSLDDLPPMQQPENQPKSLRLRGFAEAQNVEKKEKRQFSISLSREEIEEDFFSLTGSKPSRRPRKRPRNVQKQVDNVFPGIWLAGITADSYRVPDATPKR; from the exons ATGGTATTTCAAGAAATCTCGGCGGCCGAAGAAGAATTACTGAGTAAAGTTATGGCTACTGCACCTGTGAAATCTCAGCCTCTGCACAATTTTCCTCTGCCGTTTTTGAAATGGGGGAAGAATCAGATGAACAATCACCGCTGCCGTAAACTCGTTGATTCTTCGCGAGATTCTCCGCCGCCGGACCACCGATCTTCGCCCTCCGAAGTGGAATCTGAAGGTGCTTCTGCTTCTATCTGCATAAAGGATTCCGAGGCCGAGAATCGGAAGTATCAGATTGGATCACGCAGTTCGAAGAATCGTTTCAGTTTCTCCTCTTGTTCTTCTGCTGCCTTAACGACGGAGAAGTCATTGAAGAATCAGACGGCGTCCGAAGCCGACGCTGCCGGAATGGAGGATTCTAAGAAAAAGCTCCTCATCCGTATCCGCACGAGTAGTAAAGAAGAGTCCCTATCGAAGAATAAAGCTGCTGCTGTTCCTGCTGAAGGTGGAGAAGTAGAGGAATCGGCGCCGATGCCGTGGAATCTGAGACCAAGGAGAGCTGTCTTTAGGGCTCCGGTTGATAACGGAGGGTCTTCGAAGAACGGAGATTCGCTAGATGACCTTCCTCCGATGCAACAGCCCGAGAATCAACCAAAATCTCTTCGTTTAAGAGGTTTTGCTGAAGCTCAGAATgtagagaagaaggagaagcggCAGTTCTCGATCTCGCTTTCTCGCGAGGAGATTGAAGAGGATTTCTTCTCGTTGACTGGATCCAAGCCATCTCGGAGGCCGAGGAAGAGACCAAGGAATGTACAGAAACAAGTGGAT AACGTTTTCCCCGGTATTTGGTTGGCTGGGATTACTGCAGATTCGTACAGAGTTCCTGATGCTACCCCTAAG AGGTAG